The Streptomyces sp. SS1-1 genome has a segment encoding these proteins:
- a CDS encoding DUF58 domain-containing protein → MTERVPDHRAAAAVRRALVGRHDVTAQPPPAPPPGLRASERALRLGTLAVVALIAALVTGNPWVLALATPPLVLLALALALPAGPRPHAVTAETEVEPRRLFEGERVKVRIAVSHDGEAGRLDPGITLGHGVHLDHLAVGAHHVDLVLTARRWGRWTLGTVDVDVYDEGGLARRTVRADLGEISVFPLPGHAGLTPIPVRLPQRLGEHTAVQRGEGVEVTGVHPYVRGERQRRIHWPATTRRGSLQVHQFAAERAADTVVLLDVLADVVAPVTGASSLDETFRAAAGLVRAYLRTHDRVGVVSVGGTTRWLQPGTGPGYFYRIVESVLEVRKDRTHRAEGLGLLPPPALPEGALVYVMTPLTDQRIFDVLHQVRGRANPMVVVEIPAGEPVVEPGDTEGELALRLWRADRDAMRFALVERGIAVVARRPGESLDLTLAPLLRTRIHGGSR, encoded by the coding sequence ATGACGGAACGCGTCCCGGACCACAGGGCGGCCGCCGCCGTGCGCCGGGCCCTGGTCGGCCGTCACGACGTGACCGCCCAGCCACCGCCGGCCCCTCCGCCCGGCCTGCGCGCGAGTGAACGCGCCCTGCGGTTGGGCACGTTGGCCGTCGTCGCGCTGATCGCCGCCCTCGTCACCGGGAACCCCTGGGTCCTCGCTCTCGCCACGCCGCCCCTGGTGCTGCTCGCCCTCGCCCTCGCCCTGCCGGCCGGGCCGCGCCCGCACGCGGTGACGGCCGAGACCGAGGTGGAGCCGCGGCGGCTCTTCGAGGGCGAACGGGTGAAGGTGCGGATCGCCGTCTCCCACGACGGTGAGGCAGGCCGCCTGGACCCCGGCATCACCCTCGGCCACGGGGTCCATCTCGACCATCTCGCGGTCGGCGCGCACCATGTCGATCTCGTCCTGACCGCGCGGCGCTGGGGCCGCTGGACGCTCGGCACGGTCGACGTCGACGTCTACGACGAAGGCGGCCTGGCGCGGCGCACCGTGCGGGCGGACCTCGGTGAGATCTCCGTGTTCCCCCTGCCCGGACACGCCGGCCTCACCCCGATCCCGGTCCGCCTGCCGCAACGCCTCGGCGAGCACACCGCCGTGCAGCGCGGCGAGGGCGTCGAGGTCACCGGCGTGCACCCGTATGTACGCGGCGAACGGCAGCGGCGGATCCACTGGCCCGCCACCACCCGGCGCGGGTCCCTGCAGGTGCACCAGTTCGCCGCGGAGCGCGCGGCCGACACCGTGGTGCTGCTCGACGTCCTCGCCGACGTCGTCGCCCCGGTCACCGGCGCGTCCTCGCTCGACGAGACCTTCCGGGCCGCCGCCGGGCTGGTCCGCGCCTACCTGCGCACCCATGACCGGGTCGGCGTCGTGTCGGTCGGCGGCACGACCCGCTGGCTGCAACCGGGCACCGGCCCCGGGTACTTCTACCGCATCGTCGAGAGCGTGCTGGAGGTCCGCAAGGACCGCACCCACCGCGCGGAGGGGCTCGGGCTGCTCCCGCCGCCCGCGCTGCCGGAAGGAGCGCTGGTGTACGTCATGACGCCACTGACGGACCAGCGGATCTTCGACGTCCTGCACCAGGTACGCGGGCGGGCCAACCCGATGGTCGTCGTCGAGATCCCCGCGGGCGAGCCAGTCGTGGAACCCGGCGACACCGAAGGCGAACTGGCCCTACGACTGTGGCGGGCCGACCGGGACGCGATGCGCTTCGCCCTGGTGGAGCGCGGCATCGCGGTCGTCGCACGCCGGCCCGGTGAAAGCCTCGACCTGACTCTCGCGCCGCTGCTGCGGACCCGCATCCACGGGGGATCCCGGTGA
- a CDS encoding AAA family ATPase, which yields MTSPHLIDPDHATLTPRQAGERAAAVLAEIGTAVVGKKEPLELVMLGVLAGGHVLIEDLPGLGKTLLARSFATTLGLDFRRIQFTPDLLPSDVTGAPFYDQRTGEMVFCPGPVFTHLLLADEINRTPPKTQAALLEAMAESQVSVDGSTRPLPEPFVVVATANPIEYEGTYSLPEAQLDRFLLRVRMGYLEAAEEKGMLRARVDRAAPEAVLRTLSGPGEVLAMRAAVEAVEVDDDLLEYVVALVRATRDHPHVQVGASPRGGLALVQLARARAVMDLRDYVTPEDVKSVAVPALAHRVTLKPELWVRQIDGDDVMREIVRSVPAPQTVPRTPVAS from the coding sequence GTGACCAGCCCCCACCTCATCGACCCGGATCACGCCACCCTGACGCCCCGGCAGGCGGGGGAGCGGGCCGCGGCCGTGCTCGCCGAGATCGGCACGGCCGTGGTCGGCAAGAAGGAACCCCTGGAGCTGGTGATGCTCGGCGTCCTCGCCGGCGGCCACGTCCTCATCGAGGACCTGCCGGGACTCGGGAAGACACTGCTGGCCCGCTCCTTCGCCACCACGCTCGGCCTGGACTTCCGCCGCATCCAGTTCACCCCCGACCTGCTGCCCTCCGACGTCACCGGAGCACCGTTCTACGACCAGCGGACCGGCGAGATGGTCTTTTGCCCCGGACCGGTCTTCACCCACCTGCTGCTCGCCGACGAGATCAACCGCACCCCGCCCAAGACCCAGGCCGCCCTGCTGGAGGCGATGGCCGAGTCCCAGGTGTCCGTCGACGGCAGCACCCGGCCCCTGCCGGAGCCCTTCGTGGTCGTCGCCACCGCCAACCCCATCGAGTACGAGGGCACGTACTCCCTGCCCGAGGCCCAGCTCGACCGGTTCCTGCTGCGGGTACGGATGGGCTATCTGGAGGCCGCCGAGGAGAAGGGCATGCTGCGCGCGCGGGTCGACCGGGCGGCACCCGAGGCCGTACTGCGCACGCTCAGCGGGCCGGGCGAGGTGCTGGCCATGCGGGCCGCCGTCGAAGCCGTGGAGGTCGACGACGACCTGCTGGAGTACGTCGTCGCGCTGGTCCGCGCCACCCGCGACCACCCGCACGTCCAGGTCGGCGCCTCCCCGCGCGGCGGCCTCGCCCTGGTGCAGCTCGCCCGCGCCCGTGCCGTCATGGACCTGCGGGACTACGTGACCCCGGAGGACGTCAAGTCGGTGGCCGTGCCCGCCCTCGCGCACCGCGTCACCCTCAAGCCGGAGCTGTGGGTCCGGCAGATCGACGGCGACGACGTGATGCGGGAGATCGTGCGGTCCGTGCCCGCCCCGCAGACCGTGCCGCGCACGCCGGTCGCGTCATGA
- a CDS encoding DUF4129 domain-containing protein has product MRLRHTAGGRRRHRAIGVVQAALAVLVVAGLSLAALLLRPGASLLAEGSGPLGGNPVVVFGLALLAFFGGLWLREEYRQRVEAAGELDPVRERVTDAMSRGLLGATLVVPLLILLLHRFASSGDGHGPGVDDGLNASPFPSPPQDPARTLPPPRDAGNPGGGLDLGLTRVLLGLGIALLVLVVVIAGLRLWRHLTRPLAPGATATYATLDDERERLVQAVDSGRRALLDGTDARAAVIACYAAMEESLADSGVTRRAADSPQDLLERAVARGLPTEAAAARLTALFREARYSTHPMDTGHRDRAAAALAEIADGLRARASESEAVAGTS; this is encoded by the coding sequence GTGAGGCTGCGGCACACGGCGGGCGGGCGACGACGGCACCGCGCGATCGGCGTCGTACAGGCCGCGCTGGCGGTGCTGGTGGTGGCCGGACTGTCCCTGGCGGCACTGCTGTTGCGCCCCGGCGCGAGCCTGCTGGCCGAGGGCAGCGGGCCGCTCGGCGGCAACCCCGTCGTCGTGTTCGGCCTCGCCCTGCTCGCCTTCTTCGGTGGCTTGTGGCTGCGCGAGGAGTACCGGCAGCGGGTCGAGGCCGCCGGCGAACTCGACCCGGTGCGCGAGCGGGTGACCGACGCCATGAGCCGCGGCCTGCTGGGAGCGACGCTGGTCGTCCCGCTGCTCATCCTGCTCCTGCACCGGTTCGCTTCGTCAGGCGACGGCCACGGGCCCGGCGTGGACGACGGTCTCAACGCGTCACCGTTCCCAAGCCCCCCGCAGGACCCCGCGCGCACCCTGCCACCCCCACGGGATGCCGGAAACCCCGGCGGCGGCCTGGACCTGGGGCTGACACGCGTCCTGCTGGGTCTCGGCATCGCCCTGCTGGTCCTGGTCGTCGTGATCGCCGGGCTGCGTCTGTGGCGGCACCTGACCCGGCCGTTGGCGCCCGGGGCCACGGCGACGTACGCCACGCTCGACGACGAGCGCGAACGCCTGGTCCAGGCCGTGGACTCCGGACGCCGTGCCCTGCTGGACGGAACCGACGCCCGCGCAGCCGTCATCGCCTGCTACGCAGCCATGGAGGAGTCGCTCGCCGACTCCGGCGTGACCCGGCGTGCCGCGGACAGCCCGCAGGACCTGCTGGAGCGTGCCGTCGCCCGGGGCCTGCCCACAGAGGCGGCGGCCGCCAGGCTCACCGCGCTGTTCCGCGAGGCCCGTTACTCCACGCACCCGATGGACACCGGCCACCGCGACCGCGCCGCCGCCGCGCTCGCCGAGATCGCCGACGGCCTGCGCGCCCGGGCCTCGGAGTCCGAGGCCGTGGCGGGTACCTCGTGA
- a CDS encoding alpha/beta fold hydrolase, which translates to MKFVMVPGGWQGGWVFDSVAAELRRDGHHVEAVTLSGLEADRQVDVDRPPNLDAHIAQVAEIIDRGDGTPVALCGHSYGGMVIAGVADRLGDRLDQLVFMDAYVPDDGDSCWSLTSDRFRELFMSGARADGRWVAVPEGLDPRARPHPLASFVQSITLGGDPARPLGKTFISGGAWPGSPFVALTQRLRSDSGWRVHEIPVGHNIARRDPQRLAAVLGALPPGSA; encoded by the coding sequence GTGAAATTCGTCATGGTGCCGGGTGGCTGGCAGGGCGGATGGGTGTTCGACTCGGTGGCTGCCGAGCTGCGCCGGGACGGTCATCACGTCGAGGCGGTGACCCTGTCGGGGCTGGAGGCGGACCGTCAGGTCGACGTGGACCGTCCGCCGAATCTCGACGCCCATATCGCCCAGGTGGCCGAGATCATCGACCGCGGCGACGGAACGCCCGTCGCGCTGTGTGGGCACAGCTACGGCGGGATGGTGATCGCCGGTGTCGCGGATCGGCTCGGCGACCGCCTCGACCAGCTCGTCTTCATGGACGCCTACGTCCCGGACGACGGGGATTCGTGCTGGTCCTTGACCAGCGACCGCTTCCGGGAGTTGTTCATGTCCGGCGCCCGCGCCGACGGCCGGTGGGTGGCGGTCCCCGAGGGACTCGATCCGCGCGCGCGGCCGCACCCGCTGGCGAGCTTCGTGCAGTCGATCACGCTGGGAGGCGACCCCGCCCGTCCGCTCGGCAAGACGTTCATCAGCGGTGGGGCGTGGCCGGGCAGCCCGTTCGTGGCCCTGACGCAACGGTTGCGCAGCGACTCTGGCTGGCGGGTTCACGAGATCCCCGTCGGGCACAACATCGCCCGCCGCGACCCGCAACGCCTCGCTGCCGTTCTGGGCGCGCTGCCGCCCGGCTCCGCCTGA
- a CDS encoding HSP90 family protein, with amino-acid sequence MTLPQNTADRTFQVDLRGLVDLLSHHLYSSPRVYLRELMQNAVDALTARHALEPAAPAGAFGIRLYADTAVVRVEDDGVGLTETDVHTFLATIGRSSKRADGIAEQRGDFIGQFGIGLLSCFLVADEIHVVSRSARTPDAPAVEWRGRGDGSYTVRTLPASARPRPGTTVTLTPRADAGEWTRPAQVRSLAGHFGSLLRHPVTFDDGTGPAVPVNPETAPWARTYPTPGARSRALAAYGEEVFGFAPLDTIELDLPAVGLRGIACVLPETVPAGRRHGHRVHVKGMLLSEQAEEILPDWAFFVRCVVDAESLRPTASREALYEDDTLAAVRDALAEKLRAWIARVAASDPDLLHRFLQAHHLSVKSLAVHDDEILRMLLPWLPFETTDGHCTLDEFARTHRTVLVTSSVEEFRQVAAIASAAGLGVVNGGYTYDRELAHRLPEIRPEVSVADLDPATLTAHLDPVDRETELAAAAYLALARDALVVFDCDVALRAFQPASAPALLVDSREARHERTRSRLAREQDGGLWGDILGALQQEAPRAQLILNQLNPLVRTAVTIDEPELARTSAEALYGQAALLSRRPLRPAESSLINRSFLDLLAHALRKDS; translated from the coding sequence ATGACCCTGCCCCAGAACACCGCCGACCGCACCTTCCAGGTCGACCTGCGTGGCCTCGTCGACCTGCTCTCCCACCACCTCTACTCCAGCCCCCGCGTCTACCTGCGTGAACTGATGCAGAACGCGGTGGACGCGCTCACCGCCCGGCACGCCCTCGAACCGGCCGCCCCGGCCGGCGCCTTCGGCATCCGGCTGTACGCCGACACGGCCGTGGTCCGCGTCGAGGACGACGGCGTCGGCCTCACCGAAACCGACGTGCACACCTTCCTGGCCACGATCGGCCGCAGCAGCAAACGCGCCGACGGGATCGCCGAGCAACGCGGCGACTTCATCGGCCAGTTCGGCATCGGCCTGCTGTCCTGCTTCCTGGTCGCGGACGAGATCCACGTGGTCAGCCGCTCCGCCCGCACGCCCGACGCGCCCGCCGTGGAGTGGCGGGGACGCGGCGACGGCAGCTACACCGTGCGCACCCTGCCCGCCTCCGCCCGGCCCCGGCCCGGCACCACCGTCACGCTGACCCCGCGCGCCGACGCCGGCGAGTGGACGCGGCCCGCGCAAGTACGGTCCCTCGCCGGGCACTTCGGCTCGCTGCTGCGCCACCCGGTGACCTTCGACGACGGCACCGGCCCCGCCGTCCCGGTCAACCCCGAGACGGCGCCCTGGGCGCGGACGTACCCGACGCCGGGTGCCCGCTCCCGCGCGCTGGCCGCCTACGGCGAGGAGGTGTTCGGCTTCGCCCCGCTGGACACCATCGAACTGGACCTGCCGGCCGTGGGCCTGCGAGGCATCGCCTGCGTACTGCCGGAGACGGTGCCGGCCGGGCGCCGTCACGGCCACCGGGTGCACGTCAAGGGCATGCTGCTGTCCGAGCAGGCGGAGGAGATCCTGCCCGACTGGGCGTTCTTCGTCCGCTGCGTCGTCGACGCGGAGAGCCTGCGCCCGACGGCGTCCCGCGAAGCCCTGTACGAGGACGACACCCTCGCCGCCGTCCGTGACGCGCTCGCCGAGAAGCTCCGCGCGTGGATCGCCCGCGTCGCCGCCAGCGACCCGGACCTGCTGCACCGCTTCCTCCAGGCGCACCACCTGTCGGTGAAGTCGCTCGCCGTGCACGACGACGAGATCCTGCGGATGCTGCTGCCGTGGCTGCCGTTCGAGACGACCGACGGCCACTGCACCCTGGACGAGTTCGCCCGCACCCACCGCACCGTACTGGTCACGTCCAGCGTCGAGGAGTTCCGGCAGGTCGCGGCCATCGCGTCGGCCGCCGGGCTCGGCGTGGTCAACGGCGGCTACACCTACGACCGTGAACTGGCGCACCGGCTGCCGGAGATCAGGCCCGAGGTGAGCGTCGCCGACCTCGACCCGGCGACCCTGACCGCGCACCTCGACCCGGTCGACCGGGAGACGGAACTGGCCGCCGCGGCCTACCTGGCGCTCGCCCGGGACGCCCTCGTGGTGTTCGACTGCGACGTCGCGCTGCGCGCCTTCCAGCCGGCGTCCGCGCCCGCCCTGCTCGTCGACAGCCGCGAGGCCCGGCACGAGCGCACCCGCTCCCGGCTCGCCCGTGAGCAGGACGGCGGCCTGTGGGGCGACATCCTCGGCGCCCTGCAACAGGAGGCCCCGCGCGCCCAGTTGATCCTCAACCAGCTCAACCCGCTGGTGCGCACCGCCGTCACGATCGACGAGCCCGAACTGGCCCGCACCAGCGCGGAGGCCCTGTACGGGCAGGCCGCGCTGCTGTCCCGGCGCCCGCTGCGGCCCGCCGAGTCCAGCCTCATCAACCGCTCCTTCCTCGACCTTCTCGCCCACGCCCTGCGCAAGGACAGCTGA
- a CDS encoding isocitrate lyase/PEP mutase family protein, translating into MDLHTTVERAQRLKQLHAQNEPLVLPTVWDVWSARTAVAAGFPALTIGSHPLADSRGADDHEGQTFEEVLAAVRPIIAAVDVPVSVDLEAGYGQKPADLITGLIQVGGVGLNIEDTVHSDGGRVRSTDEHARFVAGLRTAADDAGVPVWVNGRTDLFMHASDASGVLDDAIERLRALEEAGADSVYPVGIQDDDELLTAVTGAVSLPVNSTAHPAKHDLERFRRLGVRRITYGPLLQFALADSMKDMLKPWAP; encoded by the coding sequence ATGGACCTTCACACCACCGTGGAACGCGCTCAACGCCTCAAGCAACTGCACGCACAGAACGAGCCGCTCGTGTTGCCGACCGTCTGGGACGTCTGGTCCGCCCGCACGGCCGTGGCCGCCGGGTTCCCCGCGCTGACGATCGGCAGCCATCCTCTCGCGGACTCGCGTGGGGCCGATGACCACGAGGGGCAGACCTTCGAGGAAGTGCTCGCCGCTGTCCGACCGATCATCGCGGCCGTCGATGTCCCCGTCTCCGTGGACCTGGAGGCCGGTTACGGGCAGAAGCCCGCCGACCTCATCACCGGGCTCATCCAGGTCGGCGGCGTCGGACTCAACATCGAGGACACCGTTCACTCGGACGGTGGCCGCGTGCGCAGCACGGACGAGCACGCACGCTTCGTGGCCGGCCTTCGCACGGCGGCTGACGACGCGGGAGTCCCGGTCTGGGTGAACGGGCGCACCGACCTCTTCATGCACGCGTCGGATGCTTCCGGTGTCCTCGATGACGCGATCGAGCGGCTGCGGGCCCTGGAAGAGGCCGGCGCCGACAGCGTCTACCCGGTGGGCATTCAGGACGATGACGAGCTGCTCACCGCCGTGACCGGGGCCGTCAGCCTGCCGGTGAACTCCACCGCCCATCCCGCCAAGCACGATCTCGAGCGGTTCCGCCGCCTCGGAGTCCGGCGCATCACGTACGGCCCGCTCCTGCAGTTCGCCCTGGCCGACAGCATGAAGGACATGCTGAAGCCCTGGGCGCCCTGA
- a CDS encoding MerR family transcriptional regulator, which produces MPAATSRPVDNLDDDDYPAYTMGRAAEMLGTTPAFLRALGDHRLITPLRSEGGHRRYSRYQLRIAARARELVDQGTPIEAACRIIILEDQLEEAQRINEELRAHAHQGKPSA; this is translated from the coding sequence ATGCCCGCTGCCACATCGCGCCCCGTCGACAACCTCGACGACGACGACTACCCCGCCTACACGATGGGCCGGGCCGCCGAGATGCTCGGCACCACCCCCGCCTTCCTCCGAGCCCTCGGCGACCACCGCCTGATCACACCTCTGCGCTCCGAGGGCGGCCACCGGCGCTACTCCCGCTACCAGCTGCGCATCGCCGCCCGGGCTCGCGAACTCGTCGACCAGGGCACCCCCATCGAGGCCGCCTGCCGCATCATCATCCTCGAAGACCAACTCGAAGAAGCCCAGCGCATCAACGAGGAGCTGCGCGCGCACGCCCACCAGGGGAAGCCCTCCGCCTGA
- a CDS encoding ribonuclease J, translating to MSHPHPELKAAPALPEGGLRVTPLGGLGEIGRNMTVFEHAGKLLIVDCGVLFPEETQPGVDVILPDFTSIRDRLDDVVAVVLTHGHEDHIGGVPYLLRERSDIPVVGSKLTLAFLEAKLKEHGIRPRPVRVREGDRRGFGPFDCEFVAVNHSIPDSLAVAIRTRAGMVLHTGDFKMDQFPLDDRITDLRAFARLGEEGVDLFLTDSTNAEVPGFTTSERELNPAIEQVMRTAPRRVIVSSFASHVHRIQQVLDAAHQYGRKVAFVGRSMVRNMGIARDLGYLKVPSGLVVSTKELEKLPDHKVTLVCTGSQGEPMAALSRMANRDHMIRIGKGDTVLLASSLIPGNENAIYRVINGLTRWGAHVVHKGNAKVHVSGHASAGELVYCYNIVKPRNVMPVHGEWRHLRANADLAIRTGVDPERVVIAEDGVVVDLVDGRASITGKVPAGNVYVDGMEVGGATEASLKDRLTLAEEGVVTVVAIVDADTGALAEAPDFLARGFVHDDTTFEPVIPVIEKTLATAAEEGVGDPRQLEQLIARAVANWAFRTHRRRPLIIPVIIDA from the coding sequence ATGAGTCATCCGCACCCTGAACTGAAGGCCGCCCCTGCCCTGCCTGAAGGAGGGCTGCGTGTCACCCCCCTGGGCGGCCTGGGTGAGATCGGCCGCAACATGACCGTCTTCGAGCACGCCGGCAAGCTGCTCATCGTCGACTGCGGCGTGCTGTTCCCCGAGGAGACCCAGCCCGGCGTGGACGTGATCCTGCCGGACTTCACCTCGATCCGGGACCGGCTGGACGACGTCGTGGCCGTCGTCCTCACCCATGGCCACGAGGACCACATCGGTGGCGTTCCGTACCTGCTGCGTGAGCGGTCCGACATCCCTGTCGTCGGCTCCAAGCTGACGCTGGCGTTCCTGGAGGCCAAGCTCAAGGAACACGGGATCCGGCCGCGCCCGGTACGGGTGCGGGAGGGGGACCGGCGCGGCTTCGGGCCCTTCGACTGCGAGTTCGTGGCGGTCAACCACTCCATCCCCGACAGCCTCGCGGTCGCGATCCGCACGCGGGCCGGGATGGTGCTGCACACCGGCGACTTCAAGATGGACCAGTTCCCCCTCGACGACCGCATCACCGATCTACGCGCCTTCGCCCGTCTCGGCGAGGAGGGCGTGGACCTGTTCCTCACCGACTCCACGAACGCCGAGGTACCCGGCTTCACCACGTCCGAGCGTGAGCTGAACCCGGCGATCGAACAGGTGATGCGCACCGCGCCGCGCCGCGTCATCGTCTCCAGCTTCGCCAGCCATGTGCACCGCATCCAGCAGGTCCTGGACGCCGCCCATCAGTACGGCCGCAAGGTCGCCTTCGTCGGCCGGTCCATGGTCCGCAACATGGGCATCGCCCGTGACCTGGGCTATCTGAAGGTCCCCTCGGGACTGGTCGTGAGCACGAAGGAGCTGGAGAAGCTTCCGGACCACAAGGTCACGCTGGTGTGCACCGGCTCCCAGGGCGAACCCATGGCCGCGCTGTCCCGGATGGCCAACCGGGACCACATGATCCGCATCGGCAAGGGGGACACCGTCCTGCTCGCCAGCTCCCTCATCCCCGGCAACGAGAACGCCATCTACCGGGTGATCAACGGACTCACCCGGTGGGGTGCCCACGTGGTCCACAAGGGCAATGCCAAGGTGCACGTCTCCGGGCACGCGAGCGCCGGCGAACTCGTCTACTGCTACAACATCGTCAAGCCCCGCAACGTCATGCCGGTGCACGGCGAATGGCGCCACCTGCGGGCCAACGCCGACCTCGCCATCCGTACGGGCGTCGATCCCGAACGGGTCGTCATCGCCGAGGACGGCGTCGTGGTCGACCTCGTGGACGGGCGCGCGTCCATCACCGGCAAGGTCCCCGCCGGCAACGTCTACGTGGACGGCATGGAAGTGGGCGGCGCCACCGAGGCCTCCCTCAAGGACCGCCTCACCCTCGCCGAGGAAGGCGTGGTCACGGTGGTGGCGATCGTCGACGCCGACACCGGCGCGCTCGCCGAGGCTCCCGACTTCCTGGCCCGCGGTTTCGTCCACGACGACACCACCTTCGAACCGGTCATCCCCGTCATCGAGAAGACCCTGGCCACCGCGGCGGAGGAAGGCGTCGGGGACCCGCGCCAGCTCGAACAACTCATCGCCCGCGCCGTGGCGAACTGGGCGTTCCGCACCCACCGCCGCAGGCCCCTCATCATCCCCGTCATCATCGACGCCTGA
- a CDS encoding DUF2630 family protein, with protein MSNSEAEAEKQILGRIQDMIGQEKDLRDRLAENTIDQPTEHERLAQLETELDQCWDLLRQRRARAAAGQDPGDAHVRPASQVEDYLS; from the coding sequence ATGTCGAATTCCGAAGCAGAGGCCGAGAAGCAGATCCTCGGCCGTATCCAAGACATGATCGGCCAGGAGAAGGACCTGCGCGACCGCCTGGCCGAGAACACCATCGACCAGCCGACCGAACACGAGCGACTGGCTCAGCTGGAGACGGAACTCGACCAGTGCTGGGACCTGTTGCGCCAGCGCCGCGCCCGGGCCGCCGCCGGACAGGACCCCGGGGACGCGCACGTACGCCCGGCCTCGCAGGTGGAGGACTACCTCTCCTGA
- a CDS encoding dihydrolipoyl dehydrogenase family protein, which yields MAQADTGVEEVDLLVVGGGKGGKTLAMDIARGGGRVAMVERGMIGGTCINVACIPTKSLVTSARLLDSLSRAEQVGVRTGEAVADLALLRAHKEGVVDGMVDLNHRQFIESGMDFILGTARFTGERTVRVELNEGGHRILRGKDVVINTGTTPAMPDLPGLAEAEPLTSETLLRLDRLPEHLIVIGGGYVGLEFAHMFAAFGSRVTVLHRGGRVLPREDPDVSEALTGFLGEAGVDLRTGVKLIGVSRGPSGVTVDLGDRGEVTGTDVLVAVGREPVTRDLDLDAAGVRTDSRGFVEVDDRLAATAPHTWAVGDVAGSPQFTHVSLDDYRIVKANIAGGDRRTSGRLVPWNLFTTPELARVGMTETEARAAGYDVRIARMPVAAIPRARTLRDTRGVWKAVVDRATERILGVALIGPDASEVLTVVQTAMLAGAPYTLLRDSIIAHPTMAEGLNMLFTAWTD from the coding sequence ATGGCGCAGGCGGACACGGGTGTGGAAGAGGTCGATCTCCTTGTCGTCGGGGGTGGCAAGGGCGGCAAGACCCTCGCCATGGACATCGCCCGCGGAGGCGGACGCGTGGCCATGGTCGAGCGGGGCATGATCGGCGGCACCTGCATCAACGTGGCGTGCATTCCGACCAAGAGCCTCGTCACCAGCGCCAGACTCCTCGACAGCCTGAGCCGTGCGGAACAGGTGGGCGTCCGCACCGGCGAGGCCGTGGCCGACCTGGCTCTCCTGCGCGCGCACAAGGAGGGCGTGGTCGACGGGATGGTCGACCTCAACCACCGCCAATTCATCGAAAGCGGCATGGACTTCATCCTGGGGACCGCGCGCTTCACGGGGGAGCGCACGGTCCGCGTCGAGTTGAACGAAGGAGGCCACCGGATCCTGCGCGGCAAGGACGTGGTGATCAACACCGGTACGACACCCGCGATGCCCGACCTTCCCGGGCTCGCCGAGGCGGAGCCCCTCACGAGCGAGACACTTCTGCGCCTGGACCGGCTCCCGGAACACCTGATCGTCATCGGCGGTGGCTATGTCGGACTGGAGTTCGCCCACATGTTCGCCGCGTTCGGCAGCCGGGTCACGGTGCTGCACCGCGGTGGTCGTGTACTGCCCCGGGAGGACCCCGACGTATCGGAGGCGCTGACCGGCTTCCTCGGTGAGGCCGGCGTGGATCTGCGTACGGGCGTCAAGCTCATCGGAGTCTCACGCGGCCCGTCCGGTGTCACGGTCGACCTCGGTGATCGAGGCGAGGTCACCGGCACGGACGTGCTGGTGGCCGTCGGCCGGGAACCGGTGACGCGGGATCTCGACCTGGACGCCGCCGGCGTCCGGACGGACTCGCGTGGCTTCGTGGAGGTCGACGACCGGTTGGCGGCCACGGCCCCGCACACCTGGGCGGTCGGCGACGTGGCCGGCAGCCCGCAGTTCACGCACGTGTCCCTGGACGACTACCGGATCGTCAAGGCGAACATCGCAGGCGGCGACAGGCGCACGTCCGGGCGGCTGGTGCCGTGGAACCTCTTCACCACCCCCGAGTTGGCCCGGGTCGGCATGACCGAGACCGAGGCCCGGGCCGCCGGCTACGACGTACGGATCGCCCGGATGCCCGTCGCGGCCATTCCGCGAGCCCGTACGCTCCGGGACACGCGCGGCGTCTGGAAGGCCGTCGTGGACCGGGCAACCGAACGGATCCTGGGCGTGGCGCTGATCGGCCCGGACGCGTCCGAGGTCCTGACGGTCGTCCAGACGGCCATGCTCGCAGGCGCCCCGTACACGCTGCTCAGGGACTCGATCATCGCTCACCCCACCATGGCGGAGGGCCTGAACATGCTCTTCACCGCCTGGACCGACTGA
- a CDS encoding MerR family transcriptional regulator, with protein MTGTTDTSERLIRIGEVAQGAGVSVRAVRYYEEQGLLAPERSPSGQRLYRQDAIAMVRFFQQMYAAGLTSSRITELLPCWKAGHTDADQRAMLRVERERIQAKIDELVAARDRLDQVIAITDTHP; from the coding sequence TTGACTGGCACGACGGACACGAGCGAGCGCCTGATCCGCATCGGTGAGGTGGCACAGGGCGCCGGCGTCTCGGTGCGCGCGGTGCGCTACTACGAGGAGCAGGGACTGCTCGCCCCGGAACGCAGTCCGTCCGGCCAGCGCCTGTACCGGCAGGACGCCATCGCCATGGTCCGGTTCTTCCAGCAGATGTACGCCGCCGGCCTGACCAGCAGCAGGATCACCGAACTGCTTCCGTGCTGGAAAGCCGGCCACACCGACGCCGACCAGCGAGCCATGCTGCGCGTCGAGCGCGAACGCATCCAGGCCAAGATCGACGAGCTGGTGGCCGCCAGGGACCGCCTCGACCAGGTCATCGCGATCACGGACACACACCCGTAG